A genomic stretch from Lathyrus oleraceus cultivar Zhongwan6 chromosome 2, CAAS_Psat_ZW6_1.0, whole genome shotgun sequence includes:
- the LOC127123150 gene encoding transcription factor GTE8-like, with amino-acid sequence MSHNTKPSSSTTPNTNLSNTQTRKRLIIKLSYPPGSRKRDSDSCATDENKRRKIQDSVKPTISCYWVDSNYQTKSTALSQPKDSDIVVENKKIIKNQVSNTIPLSQPKDNDNVVEDKKIIKNQVSNTTHLSQPKDNDNVVEDKKMIKNQVSKTTPLSQPKESTTRGEECGLKKAMECVKRRQCWLILKRMLVDRDGWDLKDPPKIAKSDKCKIKAIGLKEIERKMRLYATEDEFASDMRLVFSNAMVTYPPRNHIYQIAKKFSDTFEHKWKSLKDTWELEDTKRSKTYNSTRY; translated from the coding sequence ATGTCACATAACACCAAACCTTCTTCCTCAACAACACCCAACACTAACCTTTCGAACACACAAACTCGTAAAAGACTTATCATCAAGCTCAGTTATCCTCCTGGTTCAAGAAAACGCGATTCAGATTCTTGTGCCACAGATGAAAACAAGAGAAGGAAGATTCAAGATTCTGTAAAACCAACCATATCCTGTTATTGGGTTGATTCAAATTATCAAACCAAATCAACAGCTTTGTCTCAACCAAAGGATAGTGACATTGTTGTTGAAAACAAGAAGATCATCAAGAACCAAGTTTCCAACACAATACCTTTGTCTCAACCAAAGGATAATGACAATGTTGTTGAAGACAAGAAGATAATCAAGAACCAAGTTTCCAACACAACACATTTGTCTCAACCAAAGGATAATGACAATGTTGTTGAAGACAAGAAGATGATCAAGAACCAAGTTTCCAAAACAACACCTTTGTCTCAACCAAAGGAGTCAACAACAAGAGGTGAAGAATGTGGGTTGAAGAAAGCGATGGAGTGTGTTAAGAGGAGACAATGTTGGTTGATATTGAAGAGGATGTTGGTAGACAGAGATGGTTGGGATTTGAAAGATCCTCCAAAAATAGCAAAGTCTGATAAGTGTAAGATAAAGGCAATAGGTTTAAAGGAAATAGAGAGAAAAATGAGGTTGTATGCAACAGAGGATGAGTTTGCTAGCGATATGAGGCTTGTGTTCTCTAATGCAATGGTAACGTATCCTCCAAGGAATCATATTTACCAAATTGCAAAAAAGTTTAGTGACACTTTTGAACACAAATGGAAGTCATTGAAGGATACGTGGGAACTTGAAGATACAAAAAGAAGCAAGACTTACAATAGTACAAGATACTAA
- the LOC127123152 gene encoding transcription factor GTE8-like: MSHNTKHSSSTAPNTNLSNTQPRKRLIIKLSYPPGSRKRDSDSCATDENKRRKIQDSVKPTISCYWVDSNYQTKSTALSQPKDSDIVVENKEIIKNQVSNTIPLSQPKDNDNVVEDKKMIKNQVSNTTPLSQPKDNDNVVEDKKMIKNQVSKTTPLSQPKDSTTRGEECGLKKAMECVKRRQCWLILKRMLVDRDGWDLKDPPKIAKSDKCKIKAIGLKEIERKMRLYATEDEFASDMRLVFSNAMVTYPPRNHIYQIAKKFSDTFEHKWKSLKDMWELEDTKRSKTHKRY, translated from the coding sequence ATGTCACATAACACCAAACATTCTTCCTCAACAGCACCCAACACTAACCTTTCGAACACACAACCTCGTAAAAGACTTATCATCAAGCTCAGTTATCCTCCTGGTTCAAGAAAACGCGATTCAGATTCTTGTGCCACAGATGAAAACAAGAGAAGGAAGATTCAAGATTCTGTAAAACCAACCATATCCTGTTATTGGGTTGATTCAAATTATCAAACCAAATCAACAGCTTTGTCTCAACCAAAGGATAGTGACATTGTTGTTGAAAACAAGGAGATCATCAAGAACCAAGTTTCCAACACAATACCTTTGTCTCAACCAAAGGATAATGACAATGTTGTTGAAGACAAGAAGATGATCAAGAACCAAGTTTCCAACACAACACCTTTGTCTCAACCAAAGGATAATGACAATGTTGTTGAAGACAAGAAGATGATCAAGAACCAAGTTTCCAAAACAACACCTTTGTCTCAACCAAAGGATTCAACAACAAGAGGTGAAGAATGTGGGTTGAAGAAAGCGATGGAGTGTGTTAAGAGGAGGCAATGTTGGTTGATATTGAAGAGGATGTTGGTAGACAGAGATGGTTGGGATTTGAAAGATCCTCCAAAAATAGCAAAGTCTGATAAGTGTAAGATAAAAGCAATAGGTTTGAAGGAAATAGAGAGAAAAATGAGGTTGTATGCAACAGAGGATGAGTTTGCTAGCGACATGAGACTTGTGTTCTCTAATGCAATGGTAACTTATCCTCCAAGGAATCATATTTACCAAATTGCAAAAAAGTTTAGTGACACTTTTGAACACAAATGGAAGTCATTGAAGGATATGTGGGAACTTGAGGATACAAAAAGAAGCAAGACTCACAAGAGATACTAA
- the LOC127123151 gene encoding uncharacterized protein LOC127123151, with amino-acid sequence MVAQSFTDFTTNSANPCYLHPNENPTLVLVSSPLDDKNYHTWSRSMQIALISKNKDKSIGGTLPKPVVSYVLYALWICCNTMVLAWIQRSISTSIARSVLWIETAAGVWKNLQVRFSHSDIFCISDIQEDLYKFRQGTLDVSNYFTHLKVLWDELETYRLIPSCSYAIPCSCGASASVRHYRDQDYVIRFLKGLNEKFTHSKSQIMMMNLLPDIDKTFSLVIQQEREMNNVISAVIPVVGETEESIALNVSHDAQPNKSNSYRGKYQGAVGSRGQNRVCIHCGRNNHTIDTCFIKHGYPPGFKNKTKANSVSTSPLVLNSLSSTANAFTSYHNIVPISVTLPNGSQLSALISGSIKLTPSLTLHNVLYIPSFNNPSMETIGIVDLQYGLYVLHSNVFHASCNSVTPNDGDIWHMRKLPFLDSVTCINDLFDILHADLWGPFSTISILGHKYFLTLVDDHFRFTWVIFLKTKDETRDSLINFVAYVEKQFNKHIKCLRSDKGTKFLALHSFLFAKGILHQKSCVETPQQNGIVERKHQHILNVARALHFPSNVPLTMWNFCVQQAIHVINRLPTPLLKLKCPYEILYQEPPSLIHLKVFGCLSYATSLMAHRTKFDPRARKAVFIGYKEGTKGYILYDLTHHSIFVSRHVIFYENIFPFKSQLYSQDSHSSAPPCDVSSNPNPPLCDDTTPIEPSDNNLPTLHPSDNTLSDVPDTPNPGSPPNLLINDNISPSSFVHNSPPSSLSISLTPALVNNNDNNSPHYDQPPIRHSTRVSNPPSYLADYH; translated from the exons ATGGTTGCACAGAGCTTTACGGATTTCACTACCAACTCTGCTAATCCATGTTATCTGCATCCAAACGAGAATCCGACTCTTGTTCTCGTTTCTTCACCGCTCGATGACAAAAATTACCACACCTGGTCTCGTTCAATGCAAATCGCGTTAATCTCCAAGAACAAAGACAAATCTATTGGTGGTACTCTTCCCAAACCCGTTGTTTCATATGTTCTTTATGCGTTGTGGATTTGTTGCAACACGATGGTTCTTGCATGGATACAACGCTCAATCTCTACATCAATTGCACGATCGGTTCTATGGATTGAAACGGCTGCGGGTGTGTGGAAGAACCTGCAGGTTAGGTTTTCTCATAGTGACATTTTCTGCATATCTGACATTCAAGAAGATCTTTACAAGTTTCGTCAAGGTACCTTAGATGTATCCAATTATTTTACTCATTTGAAAGTTTTGTGGGATGAATTGGAAACTTATCGTCTAATTCCATCTTGTTCCTATGCGATTCCATGTTCTTGTGGTGCTTCTGCATCGGTTCGCCATTATAGGGATCAAGACTATGTGATTCGATTCCTTAAGGGTTTAAATGAGAAATTCACTCATTCCAAGAGCCAAATCATGATGATGAACCTGCTACCTGATATTGATAAGACTTTCTCTTTGGTGATTCAACAAGAAAGAGAAATGAATAATGTTATTTCTGCAGTTATTCCTGTTGTTGGCGAAACTGAAGAGAGCATAGCTTTGAATGTATCTCATGATGCTCAGCCAAACAAATCCAATTCGTATAGAGGAAAATATCAGGGTGCAGTTGGTTCAAGAGGTCAAAATCGTGTCTGTATTCACTGTGGAAGAAATAACCATACCATTGATACTTGTTTCATCAAGCATGGGTATCCACCAGGCTTCAAGAACAAGACCAAAG CTAATTCAGTGTCTACATCTCCTCTTGTGCTAAATTCTTTGTCTTCCACTGCCAATG CCTTTACTAGTTATCATAATATTGTTCCTATCTCTGTCACTTTACCTAATGGTTCCCAATTATCTGCTTTAATTTCTGGCTCTATCAAACTTACACCATCTTTAACACTGCATAATGTCCTTTACATTCCCTCTTTCAAT AACCCTTCCATGGAAACGATTGGTATAGTTGACTTGCAATATGGCTTATATGTCCTTCATTCCAATGTTTTCCATGCTTCTTGTAATTCTGTAACTCCTAATGATGGTGATATATGGCATATGAG AAAACTTCCCTTTCTTGATAGTGTTACTTGCATTAATGATCTTTTTGACATTCTTCATGCTGACTTATGGGGTCCTTTTTCTACTATCTCTATATTAGGACACAAATACTTTCTCACTCTAGTTGATGATCATTTTAGGTTCACATGGGTGATTTTTCTTAAAACCAAAGATGAAACTAGAGATAGTCTTATAAACTTTGTAGCATACGTTGAGAAACAATTTAATAAACATATAAAATGCTTGAGGTCTGATAAGGGTACAAAATTTCTAGCCTTACACAGTTTCCTATTTGCTAAGGGCATTCTACATCAAAAATCTTGTGTTGAAACCCCTCAACAAAATGGGATTGTTGAAAGGAAACATCAACATATACTTAATGTAGCTAGGGCCCTACACTTTCCATCCAATGTGCCTTTAACAATGTGGAATTTTTGTGTGCAGCAAGCTATCCATGTTATTAATAGACTCCCTACCCCTTTGCTTAAACTAAAATGCCCTTATGAAATTCTATACCAAGAGCCTCCCTCCCTTATTCACCTTAAAGTGTTTGGATGTCTAAGCTATGCTACCTCTCTTATGGCCCATAGGACCAAGTTTGACCCTAGGGCACGCAAGGCTGTCTTTATAGGCTATAAAGAGGGAACTAAGGGCTATATCCTATATGATTTGACCCATCACAGTATTTTTGTATCAAGACATGTTATCTTTTATGAAAACATATTTCCATTCAAATCTCAACTTTATTCCCAAGATAGCCATAGTTCTGCTCCTCCCTGTGATGTTAGTTCAAACCCTAACCCTCCTTTATGTGATGATACAACCCCCATTGAACCATCAGACAATAACTTGCCTACCCTGCATCCATCAGACAATACATTGTCTGATGTCCCTGATACTCCCAACCCAGGTTCTCCTCCCAACCTTCTCATTAATGATAATATCAGCCCTAGCTCTTTTGTCCATAACTCTCCACCGTCCTCTTTATCCATCAGTCTCACTCCTGCTCTtgttaataataatgataataattcTCCACATTATGATCAGCCTCCTATAAGACATTCTACTAGAGTCTCTAATCCTCCCTCATACCTTGCTGATTATCATTGA